A region from the Hydrogenimonas sp. genome encodes:
- a CDS encoding aspartyl-tRNA(Asn) amidotransferase subunit A, translating into MITLKEAMKLPKEEIAALREDIKRKAEERAELNAYIAMDESGEGVPLLIKDNIQVKGWNVTAASRILQGYVAPYNATVIEKIEAAGLSPFGRANMDEFAMGSSTETSFYGKTLNPHDPERVPGGSSGGSAAAVGAGIAVAALGSDTGGSIRQPAAFCGIVGMKPTYGRVSRWGLGAYSSSLDQIGPMTQNVEDAAILYDIISGHDTRDSTSADIDYTPVAVNLDPDRKLTVAVVDNYVKEASKDVQSAYETAVRALEDAGHRIVHKEMMGAKYDIAAYYIIATAEASANLSRYDGIRYGNRAEDAENLRELYLKTRSEGFGEEVKRRILLGSFVLSSGYYDAYYLKAQRVRHLIKDEFEQIFKEADLILSPVAPTPAFRFGEMADPLQMYLSDAYTIGINLAGLPAITLPIQKSAEGLPVGLQLIGKHFDEQTLFDGALSLEKAVAYEK; encoded by the coding sequence TTGATAACGCTTAAAGAGGCTATGAAGCTGCCCAAAGAGGAGATCGCTGCACTGCGGGAGGATATAAAGCGAAAGGCTGAAGAGAGAGCGGAGCTGAACGCCTACATCGCGATGGACGAGTCGGGAGAGGGTGTACCTCTGCTGATAAAGGACAATATCCAGGTCAAAGGGTGGAACGTTACTGCCGCAAGCAGAATTCTTCAGGGGTATGTCGCACCGTACAACGCGACTGTCATAGAGAAGATAGAAGCGGCCGGGCTCTCACCGTTCGGGCGGGCGAATATGGACGAGTTCGCAATGGGCAGCTCCACGGAGACAAGCTTTTACGGCAAGACTCTCAACCCCCACGATCCCGAGCGTGTTCCCGGCGGCTCCTCGGGCGGTTCCGCCGCCGCAGTAGGTGCAGGTATCGCCGTGGCGGCACTCGGAAGCGACACCGGCGGATCGATCAGGCAGCCTGCCGCTTTTTGCGGAATCGTCGGCATGAAGCCCACCTACGGAAGAGTTAGCCGGTGGGGGCTCGGCGCATACAGTTCGAGTCTCGACCAGATTGGGCCCATGACGCAGAATGTGGAAGATGCTGCGATTCTTTACGACATCATAAGCGGCCATGACACCAGGGACAGTACAAGCGCCGATATCGACTACACCCCGGTTGCCGTGAACCTAGATCCGGATAGAAAGCTGACCGTAGCAGTCGTGGACAACTACGTCAAAGAGGCTTCGAAGGATGTTCAGTCGGCCTACGAGACTGCGGTAAGGGCGCTGGAAGATGCCGGGCACAGGATCGTCCACAAGGAGATGATGGGTGCGAAATACGATATCGCCGCCTACTATATTATCGCAACGGCGGAAGCGAGTGCCAATCTGAGCCGCTACGACGGGATACGCTACGGAAACCGTGCGGAGGATGCGGAGAATCTAAGAGAGCTCTACCTCAAAACGAGAAGCGAAGGGTTCGGCGAAGAGGTGAAGCGGAGAATCCTGCTCGGAAGTTTCGTGCTCTCTTCCGGCTACTACGACGCATACTATCTGAAAGCGCAGAGAGTGCGCCATCTCATAAAAGATGAGTTCGAGCAGATCTTCAAAGAGGCAGACCTCATTCTAAGCCCAGTCGCACCGACACCCGCATTCAGATTCGGGGAGATGGCCGATCCGCTCCAGATGTATCTGAGCGACGCCTACACCATCGGCATAAATCTTGCAGGGCTTCCGGCTATAACTCTTCCGATCCAAAAGAGTGCGGAGGGTCTTCCCGTCGGACTCCAGCTGATTGGAAAGCATTTCGACGAGCAGACGCTGTTCGACGGGGCCCTTAGCCTCGAAAAAGCGGTAGCATACGAAAAATAA
- a CDS encoding isoleucyl-tRNA synthetase codes for MDYKSTLNLPKTGFPMRGNLPQNEPKRYARWFEERVYERMKANRQGEKIFTLHDGPPYANGKIHIGHALNKVLKDIIVKDNYFQGRAVRFTPGWDCHGLPIEQQVEKKIGKAKKEQLPKTKIRELCRRHAAKFVDVQREGFKALGIIADWEKPYVTMDFRFEANIYRTLCSVAAKGLLVERNKPVYWSWAERTALAEAEVEYEEREDYSIYVAFELSDKTKQKLGHPEAAAIVIWTTTPWTLPANVGISLNPDEMYVLTRDGYIVAEKLFDDLQESGVVEGPIEMRIPARDLEGEIAINPLNGRPSRIVLGEHVLMENGTGAVHTAPGHGEDDYRVGLKYGLDVIMPVDEEGRFDESVVGLALLPNAEEFVGKHIFEANEEILKHLGKALLKVEKFTHSYPHCWRSHTPLIFRATKQWFISIDGKPEGEEKSLREIALGEIGKTKFYPEWGRNRLTSMVEGRPDWCISRQRDWGVPIAFFRNKKTGEVILDEKVLNFIAMIFEMKGCDAWYDMSVEELLYPGSGYDPKDLEKVMDILDVWFDSGSTWYAVLKSRNYDAGEFPADLYLEGSDQHRGWFQSSLLLGCAVEHKAPYKAILTHGFTVDERGEKMSKSKGNVVAPDEVAKKYGSEILRLWVAMSEYKSDLKISDAILKQISENYRKIRNTFRFLLANVDDLDRTLPLKEMGELDRWIVRKAAEVFDSMRESFDNYDYSRGFHLLNNFITNELSGIYLDITKDRLYCEEKESTIRRSSQSAVAMIARALIPLVAPVLTYTCDELLEYAPGVIKGEAKDIFDFRYEPLEKPETLLDERYLTAAREAFFEIVDRLKKEGVIKQTLELAVVTESERLSVLSEKDAEDWFVVSEIGSGGREVLGEFEVEGDRFEIVRASGHKCPRCWRFAAPEEDALCERCARVLNV; via the coding sequence ATGGATTACAAGTCTACACTAAATCTTCCCAAAACCGGTTTCCCGATGCGCGGAAACCTTCCCCAAAACGAACCTAAACGATATGCCAGGTGGTTTGAAGAGAGGGTATACGAGAGGATGAAGGCCAACCGTCAGGGAGAGAAGATCTTCACACTTCACGACGGGCCGCCGTATGCAAACGGCAAGATACATATAGGCCACGCGCTCAACAAGGTGCTTAAAGATATAATCGTCAAAGACAACTACTTCCAGGGTCGCGCGGTGCGCTTTACGCCCGGGTGGGACTGTCACGGGCTTCCGATAGAGCAGCAGGTGGAGAAGAAGATCGGAAAAGCGAAAAAGGAGCAGCTTCCCAAGACAAAGATACGCGAACTCTGCAGGAGGCATGCAGCCAAGTTCGTAGATGTACAGAGAGAGGGGTTCAAGGCCCTGGGAATCATAGCAGACTGGGAAAAGCCCTATGTGACGATGGATTTCCGTTTCGAGGCGAATATCTACAGGACACTCTGCAGCGTAGCCGCGAAGGGGCTGCTTGTGGAGCGCAACAAGCCCGTCTACTGGAGCTGGGCCGAAAGAACCGCCCTTGCGGAGGCGGAGGTGGAGTATGAGGAGAGAGAGGACTACTCCATATATGTCGCCTTCGAACTTTCTGACAAGACGAAGCAGAAGCTGGGTCACCCGGAAGCCGCGGCGATCGTCATATGGACCACGACGCCGTGGACTCTTCCCGCTAACGTCGGTATCAGCCTCAACCCGGATGAGATGTATGTTCTTACGAGAGACGGCTACATAGTGGCGGAAAAACTGTTCGACGATCTTCAGGAGAGCGGTGTCGTGGAAGGGCCTATCGAGATGCGAATTCCCGCAAGAGATCTGGAAGGGGAGATCGCCATAAACCCGCTCAACGGCAGGCCGTCGCGCATAGTTCTGGGCGAACATGTCCTGATGGAGAACGGAACGGGGGCGGTACATACCGCTCCGGGGCACGGAGAGGATGACTACAGGGTAGGGCTGAAATACGGGCTCGATGTGATAATGCCTGTAGATGAAGAGGGGAGATTCGATGAGTCCGTAGTCGGTCTGGCTCTTCTGCCGAATGCCGAAGAGTTTGTCGGTAAACATATTTTCGAAGCGAACGAGGAGATACTGAAGCACCTCGGCAAAGCGCTTTTGAAGGTGGAGAAGTTTACACACTCCTATCCGCACTGCTGGCGAAGCCATACGCCGCTCATCTTCCGCGCTACGAAACAGTGGTTCATCAGCATAGACGGAAAACCGGAAGGCGAAGAGAAGAGCCTCAGGGAGATCGCTCTGGGTGAGATAGGCAAGACGAAGTTCTACCCCGAGTGGGGTCGCAACCGTCTCACTTCGATGGTCGAAGGGCGCCCCGACTGGTGTATAAGCCGCCAGAGGGACTGGGGTGTTCCCATCGCCTTCTTCCGCAACAAAAAGACTGGAGAGGTGATACTCGACGAGAAGGTTCTGAACTTCATAGCGATGATCTTCGAGATGAAGGGGTGCGACGCCTGGTACGATATGAGTGTCGAAGAGCTTCTCTACCCGGGAAGCGGTTACGATCCGAAAGATCTCGAAAAGGTTATGGATATTCTCGATGTCTGGTTCGACAGCGGTTCTACGTGGTATGCGGTGCTCAAATCCAGAAACTACGACGCCGGAGAGTTCCCGGCCGATCTCTATCTCGAGGGCAGCGACCAGCACAGGGGATGGTTCCAGAGCTCACTGCTTCTGGGGTGCGCCGTTGAGCACAAAGCGCCGTACAAAGCCATTCTCACGCACGGCTTCACCGTCGACGAGAGGGGCGAGAAGATGTCTAAGTCGAAGGGGAATGTCGTCGCACCGGACGAGGTGGCGAAAAAGTACGGAAGCGAGATTCTTCGTCTCTGGGTCGCCATGAGCGAGTACAAGAGCGACCTGAAGATAAGCGATGCGATACTGAAACAGATTTCGGAAAACTACCGTAAAATCAGAAACACCTTCCGCTTTCTGCTCGCGAACGTGGATGACCTGGATAGGACCCTTCCGCTCAAAGAGATGGGTGAGCTCGACCGCTGGATAGTAAGGAAGGCCGCCGAGGTATTCGACTCTATGAGGGAGTCGTTCGACAACTACGACTACTCGAGAGGTTTCCATCTTCTCAACAACTTCATAACCAACGAGCTCAGCGGCATCTATCTGGATATCACCAAGGACCGCCTCTACTGTGAAGAGAAGGAGAGTACGATAAGAAGGAGCAGCCAGAGCGCCGTGGCTATGATCGCCAGGGCGCTCATTCCGCTTGTCGCTCCGGTTCTTACGTATACATGCGACGAACTGCTGGAGTACGCTCCGGGCGTGATAAAGGGTGAAGCGAAAGATATCTTCGACTTCCGTTACGAGCCGCTGGAAAAACCTGAGACCCTGCTCGATGAGAGGTATCTGACGGCTGCCAGAGAGGCCTTCTTTGAAATCGTCGACCGCCTCAAGAAAGAGGGTGTCATAAAGCAGACCCTGGAGCTTGCCGTAGTGACAGAGAGTGAGAGACTCTCCGTTCTGAGCGAAAAGGATGCCGAGGACTGGTTTGTAGTCAGCGAGATCGGTTCAGGCGGCCGGGAGGTGCTTGGAGAGTTCGAAGTGGAGGGTGACAGATTCGAGATAGTCAGGGCTTCCGGTCACAAGTGTCCGCGCTGCTGGCGCTTTGCGGCACCGGAAGAGGATGCGCTGTGCGAGAGGTGTGCGAGGGTTTTGAATGTTTGA